From the genome of Neodiprion pinetum isolate iyNeoPine1 chromosome 3, iyNeoPine1.2, whole genome shotgun sequence, one region includes:
- the LOC124215252 gene encoding potassium channel subfamily K member 13-like isoform X1 has product MCMCGGLAEDNARFVLLAGVLAAYMLAGAALFQRLEADLEVRQAAEFWRVYHNFRKQHLQPGSEAVHRLHELLSAYGNASSAGIINKRRRWDFPGSFHFVGTIVSTIGYGSTAPQTTAGRVAVVLYGFLGCSGGILFFNLFLERIITFLAWVLRSIHLRRLKKRLRKTTLASRRISRGSTRARASLPDILDDDDDDVGLEHWKPSVYWVMLYLSLASCGIACCAAAVYAPLEGWSYFEALYFCFVSFATIGFGDFVTTQQPNYPLVHWYRLANFFFLVTGCCCIYSLLNVTSIVIKQGLNWVIERLRCGGGGMAAPRLPRRRSSVSAVYCARRRPTKIGARDSMHSSAGEPDSSETPRRLSGELISMKDFFSANKVSLAVMQKTLYETAQMQRGGGTPSNSTTPHHQPAFKPGAVGPLAIASEKF; this is encoded by the exons ATGTGCATGTGCGGAGGCCTCGCGGAGGACAACGCAAGGTTCGTCCTGCTAGCCGGCGTCCTGGCCGCCTACATGCTCGCCGGTGCCGCTCTTTTTCAACGGCTGGAAGCTGACCTCGAAGTTCGACAG GCTGCTGAATTTTGGCGCGTCTATCacaactttcgaaaacaacACCTTCAGCCGGGATCTGAAGCCGTTCACCGGTTACACGAACTTCTATCCGCCTACGGAAACGCTTCGTCAGCCGGCATTATCAACAAACGGCGACGCTGGGACTTTCCGGGAAGTTTTCACTTCGTTGGAACCATCGTCTCGACGATCG GATACGGCAGCACCGCCCCTCAGACGACCGCTGGACGCGTCGCCGTTGTTCTCTACGGATTCTTGGGCTGTTCCG GTGGTATCCTGTTCTTCAACCTCTTCCTGGAGAGGATAATCACCTTCCTGGCCTGGGTGCTGCGCAGCATCCACTTGCGACGGCTGAAGAAACGTCTGCGAAAAACGACGCTCGCCTCGAGACGGATATCGCGAGGCTCGACCCGGGCGAGAGCTTCGCTTCCCGACATCctggacgacgacgacgacgacgtggGTCTGGAGCACTGGAAGCCGAGCGTCTACTGGGTGATGCTGTACTTGTCGCTGGCCTCGTGCGGGATTGCTTGTTGCGCAGCGGCGGTGTACGCGCCTCTGGAAGGCTGGAGTTACTTCGAGGCTTTGTACTTCTGCTTCGTGAGCTTCGCGACCATCGGCTTCGGCGATTTCGTGACGACCCAGCAGCCGAACTATCCGTTGGTGCACTGGTACCGGCTGGCGAACTTCTTCTTCCTGGTGACAGGGTGCTGCTGCATTTACTCGCTGCTCAACGTCACCTCGATCGTGATAAAACAGGGGCTCAACTGGGTGATAGAGAGGCTGCGATGCGGCGGGGGCGGAATGGCCGCACCCCGTCTTCCCAGGAGGCGATCTTCCGTCTCTGCCGTCTACTGcgcccgacgaaggccgacgAAAATCGGCGCCAGGGACTCGATGCACAGCTCGGCCGGGGAACCTGACTCTTCGGAGACCCCAAGACGGTTGTCCGGCGAGCTGATTTCCATGAAGGATTTTTTCTCAGCGAACAAAGTGTCCCTCGCCGTGATGCAGAAAACGCTTTACGAAACCGCCCAGATGCAGAGGGGCGGTGGAACTCCCTCGAATTCGACGACCCCTCATCACCAGCCGGCCTTCAAACCCGGCGCCGTCGGCCCTCTCGCTATTGCGAGCGAAAAGTTTTGA
- the LOC124215252 gene encoding potassium channel subfamily K member 13-like isoform X2 gives MCMCGGLAEDNARFVLLAGVLAAYMLAGAALFQRLEADLEVRQAAEFWRVYHNFRKQHLQPGSEAVHRLHELLSAYGNASSAGIINKRRRWDFPGSFHFVGTIVSTIGGILFFNLFLERIITFLAWVLRSIHLRRLKKRLRKTTLASRRISRGSTRARASLPDILDDDDDDVGLEHWKPSVYWVMLYLSLASCGIACCAAAVYAPLEGWSYFEALYFCFVSFATIGFGDFVTTQQPNYPLVHWYRLANFFFLVTGCCCIYSLLNVTSIVIKQGLNWVIERLRCGGGGMAAPRLPRRRSSVSAVYCARRRPTKIGARDSMHSSAGEPDSSETPRRLSGELISMKDFFSANKVSLAVMQKTLYETAQMQRGGGTPSNSTTPHHQPAFKPGAVGPLAIASEKF, from the exons ATGTGCATGTGCGGAGGCCTCGCGGAGGACAACGCAAGGTTCGTCCTGCTAGCCGGCGTCCTGGCCGCCTACATGCTCGCCGGTGCCGCTCTTTTTCAACGGCTGGAAGCTGACCTCGAAGTTCGACAG GCTGCTGAATTTTGGCGCGTCTATCacaactttcgaaaacaacACCTTCAGCCGGGATCTGAAGCCGTTCACCGGTTACACGAACTTCTATCCGCCTACGGAAACGCTTCGTCAGCCGGCATTATCAACAAACGGCGACGCTGGGACTTTCCGGGAAGTTTTCACTTCGTTGGAACCATCGTCTCGACGATCG GTGGTATCCTGTTCTTCAACCTCTTCCTGGAGAGGATAATCACCTTCCTGGCCTGGGTGCTGCGCAGCATCCACTTGCGACGGCTGAAGAAACGTCTGCGAAAAACGACGCTCGCCTCGAGACGGATATCGCGAGGCTCGACCCGGGCGAGAGCTTCGCTTCCCGACATCctggacgacgacgacgacgacgtggGTCTGGAGCACTGGAAGCCGAGCGTCTACTGGGTGATGCTGTACTTGTCGCTGGCCTCGTGCGGGATTGCTTGTTGCGCAGCGGCGGTGTACGCGCCTCTGGAAGGCTGGAGTTACTTCGAGGCTTTGTACTTCTGCTTCGTGAGCTTCGCGACCATCGGCTTCGGCGATTTCGTGACGACCCAGCAGCCGAACTATCCGTTGGTGCACTGGTACCGGCTGGCGAACTTCTTCTTCCTGGTGACAGGGTGCTGCTGCATTTACTCGCTGCTCAACGTCACCTCGATCGTGATAAAACAGGGGCTCAACTGGGTGATAGAGAGGCTGCGATGCGGCGGGGGCGGAATGGCCGCACCCCGTCTTCCCAGGAGGCGATCTTCCGTCTCTGCCGTCTACTGcgcccgacgaaggccgacgAAAATCGGCGCCAGGGACTCGATGCACAGCTCGGCCGGGGAACCTGACTCTTCGGAGACCCCAAGACGGTTGTCCGGCGAGCTGATTTCCATGAAGGATTTTTTCTCAGCGAACAAAGTGTCCCTCGCCGTGATGCAGAAAACGCTTTACGAAACCGCCCAGATGCAGAGGGGCGGTGGAACTCCCTCGAATTCGACGACCCCTCATCACCAGCCGGCCTTCAAACCCGGCGCCGTCGGCCCTCTCGCTATTGCGAGCGAAAAGTTTTGA
- the Ccdc85 gene encoding coiled-coil domain-containing protein 85C, with protein sequence MSNKNKPLQHHHQQQQNQQQHAAHMIKPVQETVPPRYQPPPQPTTGILKHHPHFPPGSSSQTGAPPPPPNSAVNGLHPHQGHAQIHRVQPPGQKDAQGKYTAKIVPPDHSTSAKQHSLHGYNVQGKVPQGQIPPASQYPLTQVVQRQRITDEDFLRLGPVEMLKFVRKTESDISRVATEQNRQIQSLLNELRALKEANQRLSDDNQELRDLCCFLDDDRQKGRKLAREWQRFGRYTASVMRQEVSAYQNKLRQLDNKQQELIKDNLELKELCLYLDEERGGGQRDDGDGSSSSTNAEETVPSRSRHTSTFNDQTMQYVRSLEQRVKQLEEDKSVLQARAQGWEPPPGEVWENPNSPADSTPLGGRPEAVVRALQVLEVREQLEREGGHDGEKALVREMCNVVWRKLEEAPQPRH encoded by the exons ATGTCCAATAAGAACAAGCCGCTGCAGCATCACCACCAACAGCAACAAAACCAGCAACAGCACGCAGCGCACATGATCAAGCCAGTACAAGAAACGGTACCGCCACGGTATCAGCCTCCTCCGCAGCCAACGACCGGCATCCTCAAACATCATCCTCATTTTCCACCGGGTTCATCCTCGCAGACAGGCGCGCCTCCGCCACCTCCGAACTCGGCTGTGAACGGCCTCCATCCCCACCAGGGTCACGCGCAGATACACCGGGTACAACCCCCGGGGCAGAAAGATGCCCAGGGTAAATACACCGCGAAGATAGTACCGCCCGATCATTCGACATCGGCCAAACAGCACTCCCTTCACGGGTACAACGTCCAGGGCAAGGTTCCTCAGGGTCAGATACCTCCCGCCAGTCAGTATCCTTTGACCCAGGTTGTTCAACGACAGAGAATCACGGACGAGGATTTTCTCAGGCTTGGACCAGTGGAGATGCTCAAGTTTGTCAGGAAGACGGAGTCCGACATATCGAGGGTCGCCACCGAGCAGAACCGACAGATACAAAGTCTG TTGAACGAGCTTCGGGCCCTGAAGGAGGCGAACCAGCGTCTGAGCGACGACAACCAGGAGCTCCGGGACCTCTGCTGCTTCCTGGACGACGATCGTCAGAAGGGTAGAAAGCTGGCGAGGGAATGGCAGAGGTTCGGAAGGTACACGGCTAGCGTGATGCGGCAGGAGGTTTCGGCCTACCAAAACAAGCTCAGGCAGCTCGACAACAAGCAGCAGGAGCTCATCAAGGACAACCTGGAGCTCAAAGAGCTCTGCCTCTACCTCGACGAAGAGAGAGGCGGCGGACAGAGGGACGACGGAGATGGTTCCAGCTCCAGTACCAACGCCGAGGAGACTGTGCCGTCGAGGTCAAGACACACCTCCACTTTtaacg ACCAAACTATGCAGTACGTTCGAAGCCTCGAACAGCGAGTAAAGCAGCTTGAGGAGGATAAAAGTGTGCTGCAAGCCAGGGCGCAAGGATGGGAACCACCCCCTGGTGAAGTTTGGGAAAACCCAAACTCTCCCGCCGATAGCACCCCCCTAGGAGGTCGTCCCGAGGCCGTGGTTCGAGCTCTTCAAGTTTTGGAAGTCAGGGAACAGCTTGAGAGAGAAGGTGGTCACGACGGCGAGAAGGCGTTGGTCAGAGAAATGTGCAAT GTCGTTTGGAGAAAGCTAGAGGAAGCTCCTCAGCCGAGACATTAA